The Paenibacillus dendritiformis region ATAAAAACACAGATAAACCTAAATGTCTTCCTAATTGTTCTTTTATTTAATAATAAGAATAGTAGTGAATAAAAAAGAATACATACCAAAACAAGACTTCCTAATGGGCGTACTATATTGCCCATTGAAATTAATACAGCGCATAAAATAGTCTTCTTAACGTTTAAAGTAGGATTTCTAAGAAAATAATAAAAAGCAAGATAGAAAAGAAATGTTCCAAGATGCTGATTAGTTAAAACGGAACTCATAACTATACTAGGAATATAGAAACAATAGATAACACTAGAGAATTTTGCTGCAATATCACCAAAGAGTGTCGAGGAAATTTGATAAACTAATACTGTGATCCCCATACAATAAAGTGCATTAAGTATTTTTAAAGTGGCCATACTTGTACCAAAGATTTTAATAATAAGTGCTTGATACATAGTAAAACCTAATTGATAAGTCCATGTTCGAAAATAATTACTACTATTATAAGAAAAATCTCCAGACGACATTTTTATTGCTGCATTATACATTACCTGGAAATCAGATACAGGCCTTGTGTCAATTGTAAGTATCCAAACTATTCTAATTGAGAACGATAAACAAGCAATAAAAAATATATACTGATTCTTTTCTAGAAAATATCTATATGAAAAATATGTAACAAGTGAAACTGAAAATAGATATATTAAAATACTATAGAGTAGACTATTTCCATATTCGTGGATATAATTCGATGATTCTTTAAATAAGTAGTAGTTAATTATAACTATGAATGGCGTCAAAATAAAAAGGAGAGATAATTTAAAACACTTATAGTTATTATTTGAAAATGTAGTTTCCATAGATTATCCGCCTAACTATTACTTTATAATCCCTAATCTATTTTGGGGTCATTTATTATATAAAACTTAACTTAAACAATTTTTTATGATAATATTGGGAAATTACTATGGGTTGTAATAAAAAAACAGTTAGATTCCCTTACATAATGAAATAGGGTATTCAGGCCCATTATAACTATATTTGTAGTTGAGGAGCTGACAGCATAAAACACCCTTTTTATGAATTTTACTGCAAGGCCTAATAATTACGAAAGACTCTTACTTAAAGGTAAAGAGCTTATGAAAAAAAAACGAAAGTAAAGTATAGAAACCGGATTCAACCAATATTATTAAATTCATAAAATAATCTTCACCAATATAATTTGATTTAATCTTCATTAAAATTGAGTGTAGCACGACATATGAGAGAATATAGGTTAATATACAAACTAATAAAAACCTACTAAATATGATCAGTAAATTCCCATTATGCTTGAACGTATATTTTTTGTTCAATACGAAACTTCCAAGTAAACCCAGGAAATTCCCTAGTGCAGTAGATAATAAATGTGATAAGCCAACGCCCCAATATAACATGTATGTTGTACTTAAGCCTACAGCAGTATTGATCAGTCCAATAATCCCATATTTAATTAATAACATTAAATTTTTATTTTTCATTTCCAATATTACTCCTACTAGCTCGTTCAATTTTTGCTATTTGCTTGCTCATCAATAAGAAGTTCTTCGGAAATAAATAAAGGTCGTCCTTTAACTTCAGCATAAATCTTTCCAATGTACTCACCTATTACACCTAAAGCCAATAATTGTATACTACCAATAAACCATATAGATAACATAAGCGAAGTCCATCCAGAAACAGTATAATTAAGTAATTTTGATACAAATGCATATAAAG contains the following coding sequences:
- a CDS encoding GtrA family protein, which produces MKNKNLMLLIKYGIIGLINTAVGLSTTYMLYWGVGLSHLLSTALGNFLGLLGSFVLNKKYTFKHNGNLLIIFSRFLLVCILTYILSYVVLHSILMKIKSNYIGEDYFMNLIILVESGFYTLLSFFFHKLFTFK